In the genome of Vibrio sp. NTOU-M3, one region contains:
- the rplJ gene encoding 50S ribosomal protein L10 has protein sequence MALNLQDKKAIVAEVNEAASGALSAVVADSRGVEVGAMTSLRKQAREAGVYVRVVRNTLMRRAVEGTDYECLKETFTGPTLIAFSNEHPGAAARLFKDFAKENKDFEIKAAAFEGALTDAEVLATLPTYDEAIARLMMCMKEASAGKLVRTIAALRDQKEEAAA, from the coding sequence ATGGCTTTAAACCTTCAAGACAAAAAAGCAATTGTTGCTGAAGTCAACGAAGCTGCCAGTGGTGCACTTTCTGCAGTTGTAGCTGATTCTCGTGGCGTAGAAGTGGGCGCGATGACTTCACTACGTAAACAAGCTCGCGAAGCGGGTGTTTACGTACGAGTTGTTCGTAACACACTTATGCGTCGTGCGGTTGAAGGTACAGACTACGAGTGTCTAAAAGAGACATTTACTGGTCCTACTCTAATCGCGTTCTCAAATGAGCACCCAGGTGCTGCAGCGCGTCTTTTCAAAGACTTCGCTAAAGAGAACAAAGACTTCGAGATCAAAGCTGCTGCATTTGAAGGCGCGCTAACTGACGCTGAAGTACTAGCGACACTACCAACTTACGACGAAGCTATCGCACGCCTAATGATGTGCATGAAAGAAGCTTCTGCAGGCAAGCTGGTACGTACTATCGCTGCACTACGCGACCAAAAAGAAGAAGCTGCTGCTTAA
- the rplA gene encoding 50S ribosomal protein L1 encodes MAKLTKRMRVIREKVDVTKEYEINEAVALLQELATAKFVESVDVAVNLGIDARKSDQNVRGATVLPHGTGREIRVAVFTQGANAEAAKEAGADIVGMEDLAEQVKKGEMNFDVVVASPDAMRVVGQLGTILGPRGLMPNPKVGTVTPNVAEAVKNAKAGQVRYRNDKNGIIHTTIGKANFSAEQIKENLEALLVALKKAKPSSAKGTFLQKVSISTTMGAGVAVDQGSLNTQA; translated from the coding sequence ATGGCTAAACTAACTAAGCGCATGCGCGTAATCCGCGAAAAAGTTGACGTAACTAAAGAATACGAAATCAACGAAGCTGTAGCTCTTCTTCAAGAACTAGCGACTGCTAAATTCGTAGAGTCTGTTGACGTTGCTGTTAACCTAGGCATCGATGCTCGTAAATCTGACCAGAACGTACGTGGTGCAACTGTACTACCTCACGGTACTGGCCGCGAAATCCGCGTTGCAGTGTTCACTCAAGGTGCAAATGCTGAAGCAGCTAAAGAAGCTGGCGCAGACATCGTTGGTATGGAAGATCTTGCTGAGCAAGTGAAGAAAGGCGAAATGAACTTCGACGTAGTTGTTGCTTCTCCAGATGCAATGCGCGTTGTAGGTCAACTAGGTACTATCCTAGGTCCTCGCGGTCTAATGCCAAACCCTAAAGTTGGTACTGTAACTCCTAACGTTGCTGAAGCAGTTAAAAACGCTAAAGCTGGTCAGGTTCGTTACCGTAACGACAAAAACGGCATCATCCACACTACAATTGGTAAAGCAAACTTCTCTGCTGAGCAGATCAAAGAGAACCTAGAAGCGCTTCTAGTTGCTCTGAAGAAAGCTAAGCCATCTTCTGCTAAAGGTACATTCCTGCAGAAAGTAAGCATCTCTACTACTATGGGTGCTGGTGTTGCTGTTGATCAGGGTAGCCTGAACACTCAAGCTTAA
- the rplK gene encoding 50S ribosomal protein L11: MAKKVEAYIKLQVAAGMANPSPPVGPALGQHGVNIMEFCKAFNAKTESIEKGLPTPVVITVYNDRSFTFITKTPPAAVLLKKAAGVKSGSGRPNTEKVGTVTDAQIQEIAETKAADLTGADIEAMKRSIAGTARSMGLVVEG; this comes from the coding sequence ATGGCTAAGAAAGTTGAAGCTTATATCAAGCTACAAGTTGCTGCTGGTATGGCAAACCCAAGTCCACCAGTTGGTCCTGCACTAGGTCAACACGGTGTAAACATCATGGAATTCTGTAAAGCGTTCAACGCGAAAACAGAATCTATTGAGAAAGGTCTACCAACTCCAGTTGTTATCACTGTATACAACGACCGTTCTTTCACGTTCATCACTAAGACTCCACCTGCTGCTGTTCTTCTGAAGAAAGCTGCTGGCGTTAAGTCTGGTTCTGGTCGTCCAAACACTGAAAAAGTGGGTACAGTAACTGACGCTCAAATCCAAGAAATCGCAGAAACTAAAGCTGCTGATTTGACTGGTGCTGACATCGAAGCAATGAAGCGTTCAATCGCTGGTACTGCTCGTTCAATGGGCCTAGTGGTAGAGGGTTAA
- the nusG gene encoding transcription termination/antitermination protein NusG yields MSEAPKKRWYVVQAFSGFEGRVAQSLREHIKMHGMEELFGEVLVPTEEVVEMRAGQRRKSERKFFPGYVLVQMIMNDESWHLVRSVPRVMGFIGGTSDRPAPITDKEADAILNRLEKASEAPRPRTMYEAGEVVRVNEGPFADFNGTVEEVDYEKSRLKVSVSIFGRATPVELEFGQVEKLD; encoded by the coding sequence ATGAGTGAAGCTCCAAAAAAACGCTGGTATGTGGTTCAAGCCTTCTCTGGATTTGAAGGCCGTGTCGCTCAGTCTCTTCGCGAGCATATCAAAATGCACGGCATGGAAGAGCTGTTTGGTGAAGTACTGGTTCCTACTGAAGAAGTAGTGGAAATGCGTGCAGGTCAACGCCGCAAATCTGAGCGTAAGTTCTTCCCAGGATACGTTCTAGTTCAGATGATTATGAACGATGAATCATGGCACCTAGTACGCAGCGTGCCGCGTGTCATGGGCTTCATTGGTGGTACCTCAGATCGTCCTGCACCTATCACTGACAAAGAAGCTGACGCAATTCTTAACCGTCTTGAGAAAGCGAGTGAAGCACCACGCCCACGTACGATGTACGAAGCGGGTGAAGTGGTACGTGTTAACGAAGGCCCATTTGCTGACTTTAACGGTACTGTTGAAGAAGTGGATTACGAAAAGAGCCGCCTGAAAGTGTCTGTATCGATCTTTGGTCGTGCAACACCAGTTGAGCTTGAGTTTGGTCAGGTTGAAAAACTTGATTAA
- the secE gene encoding preprotein translocase subunit SecE, translating into MKANNAETPESSNGADIFKWIVTFVLLAAAVVGNYLYGEMSVVVRAAAVVVLIAVALGVAATTTKGKAAISFAKESRMEVRKVVWPTRQETMQTTLIVLAVSIVMALALWGIDGIMVRLVALATGV; encoded by the coding sequence ATGAAAGCAAATAATGCTGAAACTCCTGAAAGCTCAAATGGCGCAGATATCTTTAAGTGGATTGTCACTTTCGTTCTGCTAGCTGCCGCTGTTGTGGGTAATTACCTGTATGGTGAGATGTCTGTAGTGGTTCGCGCTGCAGCGGTTGTTGTTCTTATCGCCGTAGCACTTGGTGTTGCAGCTACAACAACGAAAGGTAAAGCTGCGATCAGCTTTGCTAAAGAATCCCGTATGGAAGTTCGCAAAGTGGTTTGGCCTACTCGCCAAGAAACTATGCAAACAACTCTGATCGTTTTGGCTGTAAGTATTGTAATGGCTCTAGCGCTTTGGGGCATTGACGGCATCATGGTTCGTCTTGTCGCTCTAGCGACTGGGGTATAG
- the tuf gene encoding elongation factor Tu: protein MSKEKFERTKPHVNVGTIGHVDHGKTTLTAAICTTLAKVYGGEAKDFASIDNAPEERERGITIATSHVEYDTPTRHYAHVDCPGHADYVKNMITGAAQMDGGILVVAATDGPMPQTREHILLGRQVGIPYIIVFMNKCDMVDDEELLELVEMEVRELLSEYDFPGDDLPVIQGSALGALNGEEQWESKIVELAEALDNYIPEPERAIDQPFLMPIEDVFSIQGRGTVVTGRIERGILTVGDEVAIVGIKETTSTTCTGVEMFRKLLDEGRAGENVGALLRGTKRDEVERGQVLAAPGSITPHTKFESEVYVLSKDEGGRHTPFFKGYRPQFYFRTTDVTGNIELPEGVEMVMPGDNIKMTVELIAPIAMDEGLRFAIREGGRTVGAGVVAKIFE from the coding sequence ATGTCTAAAGAAAAATTTGAACGTACGAAACCGCACGTAAACGTTGGTACTATCGGCCACGTTGACCACGGTAAAACAACTCTAACTGCAGCGATCTGTACTACTCTTGCTAAAGTATACGGTGGTGAAGCGAAAGACTTCGCATCAATCGATAACGCTCCAGAAGAGCGTGAGCGCGGTATCACAATCGCAACATCTCACGTTGAGTACGACACTCCAACTCGTCACTACGCACACGTAGACTGTCCAGGACACGCGGATTATGTTAAGAACATGATCACAGGTGCTGCACAGATGGACGGTGGTATCCTAGTTGTTGCTGCGACAGATGGCCCAATGCCACAAACTCGTGAGCACATCCTACTAGGCCGTCAGGTTGGTATCCCATACATCATCGTATTCATGAACAAATGTGACATGGTTGATGATGAAGAGCTTCTAGAGCTAGTAGAAATGGAAGTTCGTGAACTTCTATCTGAGTACGACTTCCCAGGTGACGACCTACCAGTAATCCAAGGTTCTGCACTAGGCGCACTAAACGGTGAAGAGCAATGGGAATCTAAGATTGTAGAACTAGCAGAAGCGCTAGACAACTACATCCCAGAGCCAGAGCGTGCAATCGATCAGCCATTCCTAATGCCAATCGAAGACGTATTCTCAATCCAAGGTCGTGGTACAGTAGTAACTGGCCGTATCGAGCGTGGTATCCTAACAGTAGGTGACGAAGTTGCTATCGTAGGTATCAAGGAAACAACTTCAACAACATGTACTGGTGTTGAAATGTTCCGTAAGCTTCTAGACGAAGGCCGTGCAGGTGAGAACGTTGGTGCACTACTACGTGGTACTAAGCGTGACGAAGTTGAGCGTGGTCAAGTACTAGCAGCTCCAGGTTCAATCACTCCACACACTAAGTTTGAATCAGAAGTGTACGTACTGTCTAAAGATGAAGGTGGCCGTCACACACCATTCTTCAAAGGCTACCGTCCACAGTTCTACTTCCGTACAACTGACGTAACTGGTAACATCGAGCTACCAGAAGGCGTAGAAATGGTAATGCCAGGCGACAACATCAAGATGACTGTTGAGCTAATCGCACCAATCGCGATGGACGAAGGTCTACGTTTCGCGATCCGTGAAGGTGGCCGTACAGTTGGTGCTGGTGTTGTTGCTAAAATCTTCGAATAA
- the coaA gene encoding type I pantothenate kinase — protein MTSYLSFERQQWAELRNSVPMTLSVDDLKELQGVNENLTIEEAVEIYLPLARLLNLYIAARQNRNSVLQQFLGSEEVAPPFIIGIAGSVAVGKSTTARLLKALLSRWNNHPKVDLVTTDGFLYPKSVLDERDIMQRKGFPESYDIRRLVQFVSDVKAGKPNLSVPVYSHITYDITNQEKIIDRPDVLIIEGLNVLQTGMDYPHDPHRVFVSDFLDFSLYVDAESETIEQWYIDRFLNFRLGAFTKPGSYFSHYTKLTEQQAVEKARSIWRSINGVNLHQNILPTRGRAQLILKKSADHTVQQILLRK, from the coding sequence ATGACTTCATACCTTTCTTTTGAACGTCAACAATGGGCTGAATTACGAAATTCAGTACCTATGACTTTATCTGTTGATGATTTAAAGGAGTTACAAGGGGTCAATGAAAATCTGACGATTGAGGAAGCAGTAGAGATTTATCTGCCACTTGCTCGGCTATTAAACCTCTATATCGCTGCACGACAAAATCGCAATTCGGTATTGCAGCAGTTTCTCGGAAGTGAAGAGGTCGCTCCCCCATTCATCATAGGGATAGCTGGCAGTGTTGCTGTCGGAAAAAGTACCACGGCTCGTTTATTAAAGGCGTTATTGTCTCGTTGGAATAATCACCCTAAAGTAGACTTAGTCACAACAGACGGTTTTCTTTATCCTAAAAGCGTGTTGGATGAACGCGATATCATGCAACGTAAGGGATTTCCGGAATCCTATGATATTCGCCGTTTGGTGCAGTTTGTGTCTGACGTAAAAGCAGGTAAGCCCAATCTTTCGGTCCCAGTTTATTCACACATAACTTACGATATTACCAATCAAGAGAAGATCATCGACCGCCCTGACGTACTGATCATCGAAGGATTAAACGTATTGCAAACAGGCATGGACTACCCCCATGATCCTCACCGAGTTTTTGTCTCTGACTTTTTAGATTTTTCACTGTATGTGGATGCAGAAAGTGAAACCATAGAACAGTGGTATATTGACCGTTTCCTCAACTTTCGTCTTGGTGCTTTTACCAAGCCCGGCTCTTACTTTAGTCACTATACTAAGCTCACCGAGCAACAAGCTGTTGAGAAAGCCCGAAGTATATGGCGCTCTATTAACGGAGTGAACCTGCACCAAAACATATTGCCTACCCGTGGTCGAGCACAGTTAATCTTAAAGAAATCCGCAGATCATACCGTTCAACAAATCCTATTACGCAAATAA
- a CDS encoding DUF805 domain-containing protein gives MSIKELLFSFQGRIGRKTYWTWNVAYYVLIVGFTIGMNTLWPSFAHIVLPVFLILVLIPDLAITAKRWHDRNKSSWWLLLNIPLVIGRMTIPVAGPGQQAAQPDSLQVLSSAAALICGVWILIECGFLKGNDGENRYGPAPK, from the coding sequence ATGTCGATTAAAGAGTTGCTGTTTTCTTTCCAAGGTCGAATTGGGCGAAAAACCTATTGGACATGGAATGTTGCCTATTACGTATTAATTGTTGGCTTTACGATAGGGATGAACACATTATGGCCGTCATTTGCCCATATCGTGTTGCCTGTGTTCCTGATTTTAGTGCTGATCCCCGATTTAGCAATCACAGCCAAAAGATGGCATGACCGAAATAAGTCGAGTTGGTGGCTTTTGTTAAACATCCCTCTCGTAATTGGTCGTATGACTATTCCTGTTGCTGGGCCAGGACAACAAGCCGCGCAGCCAGACTCACTCCAAGTACTAAGTTCAGCGGCCGCATTGATATGTGGTGTTTGGATATTGATAGAGTGCGGCTTTCTCAAAGGCAATGATGGTGAGAATCGCTACGGGCCAGCACCGAAATGA
- a CDS encoding 5-carboxymethyl-2-hydroxymuconate Delta-isomerase yields the protein MPHLVMEYSNSVDERVNVQGLLEDLHQIALQSGLFDFGSVKSRALRSHHWLVGDEGDSVDFIHISFELLEGRTEEQKRELSRKLIEELQSQAGHVRSLTVNIRDMDKTCFQKIVN from the coding sequence ATGCCTCATCTGGTCATGGAATACTCAAACTCCGTCGATGAAAGAGTAAATGTGCAGGGGCTCTTGGAGGATCTCCACCAAATTGCTCTGCAAAGCGGCTTATTCGATTTCGGCTCAGTAAAATCGAGGGCGTTGCGCAGTCATCACTGGCTGGTTGGGGATGAAGGAGATAGTGTGGACTTTATTCATATTAGTTTCGAGCTGTTAGAAGGTCGGACTGAAGAGCAAAAAAGAGAGCTATCAAGAAAGCTTATTGAAGAGCTACAATCTCAAGCTGGACATGTACGAAGCTTGACAGTCAATATCCGAGATATGGATAAAACGTGTTTTCAGAAAATTGTGAATTAA
- the tpiA gene encoding triose-phosphate isomerase — protein MRRPVVMGNWKLNGSKAMVTELLNGLNAELEGVTGVDVAVAPPALYIDLAERLIAEGGNKIILGAQNTDVNNSGAFTGDMSPEMLKDFGATHIIIGHSERREYHNESDEFVAKKFAFLKENGLKPVFCIGESEAQNEAGETEAVCARQINAVIDAYGVEALNDAIIAYEPIWAIGTGKAATAEDAQRIHASIRALIAEKNAAVAEQVIIQYGGSVKPENAEAYFSQPDIDGALVGGASLDAKSFAAIAKAAAKAKA, from the coding sequence ATGCGTCGTCCTGTAGTGATGGGTAACTGGAAACTTAACGGCAGCAAAGCAATGGTAACTGAGCTGCTAAACGGCCTTAATGCTGAACTTGAAGGCGTAACTGGCGTTGACGTTGCAGTTGCTCCACCAGCACTTTACATCGACCTTGCTGAGCGTCTAATCGCAGAAGGCGGTAACAAGATCATCCTTGGCGCGCAAAACACTGACGTAAACAACAGCGGCGCGTTCACTGGCGACATGTCTCCAGAGATGCTAAAAGATTTTGGTGCAACTCACATCATCATCGGTCACTCAGAGCGTCGTGAGTACCACAACGAATCAGACGAGTTCGTTGCTAAGAAATTTGCATTCCTAAAAGAAAACGGTCTAAAACCTGTTTTCTGTATCGGTGAATCTGAAGCTCAAAACGAAGCGGGCGAAACTGAAGCAGTATGTGCACGTCAAATCAACGCAGTTATCGACGCATACGGTGTTGAAGCGCTAAACGACGCAATCATCGCTTACGAACCAATTTGGGCTATCGGTACTGGTAAAGCAGCAACAGCTGAAGATGCACAACGTATCCACGCTTCTATCCGTGCTCTAATCGCAGAGAAAAATGCAGCAGTTGCTGAGCAAGTGATCATCCAGTACGGCGGCAGCGTGAAACCAGAAAACGCAGAAGCTTACTTCTCACAACCAGACATCGACGGTGCTCTAGTTGGTGGTGCTTCTCTAGACGCGAAGAGCTTTGCAGCAATCGCTAAAGCAGCAGCAAAAGCAAAAGCTTAA
- a CDS encoding MATE family efflux transporter: MHDKHGLLTGSIPKVLRQMTVPMTFGMVAILMFNLVDTFFISLLGTDALAAISYTFPITFAVNCITMGIGMGLSTSIGRLLGQGQSSDAARFATHGLILAVVLVTLACFIGLLTIDPLFLLLGAKAELLPLIHQYMQIWYFTIPLLVIPMAGNSAIRATGDTKTPAKIMMLAGVINGLLDPLLIFGYGPFPELGIQGAAIASALSWFGALCGSLYVLVKRERLLALPKPLHLRHDWQQILKIGTPAALSNAMTPLSGAILMMILSSHGTEAVAAYGAAQRIESILILVLMSLTSALTPFMAQNLGANNPHRSFAGLFLAMRFSVVFQITIFIMMVPLSIPLAALFSQEQSVQDILWHYLLVVPFSYGFLGVVMMLVSALNALHEPMRAFQWSFMRLFVFTLPCAWLGSQVYEIEGLFIGIAAGNILAGLSGYFYALHLRKMNCTGPHQA, translated from the coding sequence ATGCACGACAAACACGGCCTACTTACAGGTTCTATTCCAAAAGTGCTGCGTCAGATGACGGTGCCGATGACCTTCGGCATGGTCGCAATTTTGATGTTTAACTTAGTGGATACTTTTTTTATCTCACTTCTTGGCACCGATGCGCTAGCCGCCATCAGTTATACTTTCCCAATCACCTTTGCCGTTAACTGTATTACTATGGGTATTGGCATGGGGTTATCCACCAGTATTGGGCGGCTATTAGGCCAAGGGCAGTCTTCTGATGCCGCTCGGTTTGCGACTCATGGGCTCATCTTGGCCGTTGTTTTGGTCACACTTGCTTGCTTTATAGGCTTACTGACAATTGATCCGCTGTTTTTGCTGCTTGGCGCAAAAGCAGAGCTGCTGCCCTTGATTCATCAATACATGCAGATCTGGTATTTCACTATTCCGTTGTTGGTTATTCCGATGGCTGGGAATAGCGCGATTCGAGCCACAGGTGATACCAAAACACCAGCAAAAATCATGATGCTGGCTGGCGTCATCAATGGCCTGTTAGACCCGCTGCTGATCTTTGGCTACGGTCCGTTTCCTGAATTAGGTATTCAAGGCGCTGCAATAGCCAGTGCATTAAGTTGGTTTGGTGCGCTATGTGGTTCTCTTTACGTATTAGTAAAACGAGAGCGGTTATTAGCATTACCAAAACCGCTTCACCTTCGCCACGATTGGCAGCAAATACTCAAGATTGGCACACCAGCCGCCTTATCAAATGCAATGACACCACTATCGGGGGCGATTTTGATGATGATATTGTCGAGTCACGGTACTGAAGCAGTCGCTGCTTATGGTGCAGCGCAGCGGATTGAGTCGATTTTAATTTTGGTGCTGATGTCACTGACATCTGCCCTCACCCCGTTTATGGCACAAAACCTAGGAGCGAATAACCCACACCGCAGTTTTGCAGGCTTGTTCCTTGCCATGCGGTTTTCCGTTGTTTTTCAAATTACCATTTTCATCATGATGGTGCCGCTGAGTATTCCGCTCGCCGCGCTATTCTCTCAGGAACAAAGTGTTCAAGACATACTCTGGCATTACTTATTAGTTGTCCCTTTCAGTTACGGATTTTTAGGTGTTGTAATGATGTTGGTTTCCGCATTGAATGCGCTGCATGAGCCAATGCGTGCCTTTCAGTGGAGTTTCATGCGCTTATTCGTATTCACACTACCGTGCGCATGGTTAGGCAGCCAAGTTTACGAAATCGAGGGGCTGTTTATCGGTATTGCTGCAGGCAATATCTTAGCGGGCTTATCCGGTTATTTTTATGCACTTCACTTACGTAAAATGAATTGTACTGGCCCCCATCAAGCATAA
- the rraA gene encoding ribonuclease E activity regulator RraA gives MEYNTSALCDIYSEQVDVVEPMFSNFGGSASFAGQLTTVKCFEDNGLIREILEQDGLGRVLLIDGGGSLRRALVDAEIASLAEENEWEGLVVYGCVREVDELEDMSIGIQALASIPVGATQQGVGEVDVPVNFGGVTFLPEDYLYADNTGVILSQEPLDVDLDVEDDDEE, from the coding sequence ATGGAATACAACACCTCTGCTTTATGTGACATTTACTCTGAACAAGTGGATGTCGTTGAACCTATGTTTAGTAACTTTGGCGGCAGCGCATCGTTTGCTGGACAGCTCACGACGGTGAAATGTTTTGAAGACAATGGTTTGATCCGTGAAATCTTAGAACAAGATGGATTGGGGCGCGTGTTGTTGATTGATGGTGGCGGTTCACTACGTCGCGCGTTGGTTGACGCTGAAATTGCTTCTTTAGCGGAAGAAAATGAGTGGGAAGGTCTCGTTGTTTATGGTTGTGTTCGTGAAGTTGACGAACTAGAAGACATGAGTATTGGCATCCAAGCACTGGCTTCAATCCCTGTTGGTGCGACTCAACAAGGTGTGGGTGAAGTGGATGTACCTGTCAACTTTGGTGGTGTGACCTTCTTACCTGAAGATTACCTATACGCGGATAATACCGGGGTGATCTTGTCTCAAGAGCCACTTGATGTGGATCTCGACGTCGAAGATGACGACGAAGAGTAA
- a CDS encoding 1,4-dihydroxy-2-naphthoate polyprenyltransferase — protein sequence MKQSLRIWLDAARPKTLPLALVSILTGSVLAFSTHHFSLPVALLAFITATLLQILSNLANDYGDAVKGTDNENRLGPTRAIQSGSVSLQTMKQAIYLNIVLTMVSGLTLVLYALDSFHSIVAFIGLGILAIAAAIAYTVGNKPYGYVGLGDISVFIFFGLLGVAGTYFLHTGTVEAALALPAIGCGLLAVAVLNINNLRDIENDAECGKRTLAVRLGQRRAKQYHSFLLSGALVAFIIYLVAQPEPLWVSLPFLLSMIITYKHGKAVWNADQPAQIAPMMPVVVKCSLITNLLFAGVVIAQTLVS from the coding sequence ATGAAACAGTCATTACGTATCTGGCTTGATGCCGCCCGACCCAAAACATTGCCACTCGCACTGGTTTCTATATTGACTGGTAGTGTGCTGGCTTTTTCAACGCATCATTTCTCTTTACCAGTGGCGTTGCTTGCGTTCATTACGGCAACATTACTGCAAATACTATCGAACTTAGCGAACGACTACGGCGATGCGGTCAAAGGGACAGATAATGAAAACCGATTAGGTCCCACACGCGCAATTCAGTCGGGATCTGTCTCGCTGCAGACGATGAAACAAGCCATCTACCTCAATATTGTGTTAACCATGGTATCGGGTTTGACCTTGGTGTTATATGCGTTAGATAGCTTCCATAGCATCGTGGCATTTATCGGTTTAGGCATTCTGGCAATCGCCGCCGCCATTGCGTACACCGTGGGCAATAAACCTTATGGTTATGTGGGCTTGGGCGATATTTCAGTTTTTATCTTTTTTGGTTTACTTGGCGTTGCTGGGACGTATTTCCTTCACACAGGAACGGTTGAGGCAGCACTGGCTTTGCCTGCCATTGGTTGTGGCTTGTTAGCGGTTGCGGTGCTGAATATCAATAACCTACGTGATATTGAAAATGATGCAGAGTGTGGCAAACGTACTCTAGCGGTTCGTTTAGGACAAAGACGTGCTAAGCAATACCATTCGTTTTTGCTCAGCGGTGCTCTGGTCGCATTTATCATTTATCTCGTTGCCCAACCTGAACCATTATGGGTCAGCCTGCCATTTTTACTGAGTATGATCATCACGTATAAACACGGTAAAGCGGTATGGAACGCAGATCAGCCTGCACAGATTGCACCTATGATGCCAGTTGTGGTGAAATGTTCATTAATCACTAACCTGTTATTTGCCGGTGTGGTTATAGCTCAAACTCTGGTGAGTTGA
- the efp gene encoding elongation factor P gives MATVSTNEFKGGLKIMLDNEPCVILENEYVKPGKGQAFNRVKIRKLLSGKVLEKTFKSGETVEVADVMDTDLDYLYNDGEFYHFMNNETFEQIAADMKAVGDNAKWLVENNTCMLTLWNGSPIAVTPPNFVELEVIETDPGLKGDTQGTGGKPATLSTGAVVRVPLFIQIGEVIKVDTRSAEYVSRVK, from the coding sequence ATGGCTACTGTTAGCACGAATGAATTCAAAGGCGGTCTTAAAATTATGCTTGATAATGAGCCTTGTGTCATTCTCGAAAACGAGTATGTAAAACCAGGCAAAGGTCAGGCATTTAACCGCGTTAAAATCCGTAAGCTGCTTTCAGGTAAAGTGCTAGAAAAAACATTCAAGTCAGGCGAAACAGTAGAAGTTGCTGACGTGATGGATACAGATCTAGACTACCTATACAACGACGGTGAATTCTACCACTTCATGAACAACGAAACATTTGAGCAAATTGCAGCAGACATGAAAGCAGTTGGCGACAATGCAAAATGGTTGGTAGAAAACAATACTTGTATGCTAACACTATGGAACGGTAGCCCAATTGCGGTAACGCCGCCAAACTTTGTTGAACTTGAAGTAATCGAAACCGATCCAGGTCTGAAAGGTGATACGCAAGGTACTGGTGGTAAACCAGCAACATTGTCTACAGGTGCGGTTGTACGTGTTCCTCTATTTATCCAGATTGGCGAAGTGATCAAAGTTGATACTCGCTCTGCTGAGTACGTAAGCCGCGTAAAATAA